The nucleotide sequence AACCAAGTCAAATTGGTAAGTTTCCAACTTGGACGTGAGATGCAGATTGTACTGGATAAAGTGCAGGAAGAGTCTCGCACATTGTACAAAGGCAGCTTCAAACTGGTGGATACATCAGCCTATTGGTATTTCTTCCTGTTGACGGATGAAAGAGCGTATTCCTTTAGTAAGAAGGGCGTAAAAGCTTCTGTTCCACCTCTTGCGGAATGTTTCCATTTGATCAGTGATCTGGTCCCTGTTAAGTGGGTGGGCAGTGCTGTATGTTACCAGGTGTTCCCTGATCGATTCCGTAAGGGAGATCTGTCCATTGGTGCCAGAGAAGGACAATACAAGTTTGATGGGAGAGAGGTCACCGTACACGGTTTTGATGAAATCCCCCTTGAGTTCGAGGAGGGTCGATGCCTCGATTTTTACAATGGTGACTTACAAGGTATTGAGGATGCCATTGACCATTTCAAGCGCCTTGGGGTAACGGTTCTCTACCTTAATCCCATCGGGATGAGCAGAACCACCCATCGCTATGACTGCACTGATTTCTTTCATGTAGATGAGAAGCTCGGGGGAGATGAGGCGTTTGCCCACCTCTCAGAGGCGCTCCATAAGGAAGGAATACGCGTAGTAGTCGATATTTCAATCAATCATACAGGAATTGAACATCCCTGGTACAAGAAGGCTCTCTCTGATCCCTCAAGTAAGGAAGCCACCTATTATTACATCAATGATGATGGATCTGTAGCGTTCTGGCAAGATGTCGAGACACTACCGCAGCTTAATTACAACAGCGAAGAGCTACGTAATTTAATCTATCGTAGCCCTGATTCTGTCTTGCGTTCATTTCTCAGGAAGCCCTATCACCAGGATGGTTGGAGACTTGATGTGGCAAGTGAAGTCGGAAGGAGGGGTGATGATCAGTTATGTGAGGAAATATGGAGGGAAGTACGACAGGAAGTCAAGAAAGAGAATAATCAAGCATACTTGGTAGGAGAGGACTGGGTGGATTCAACCCCATTCCTACAAGGTGATATGTGGGATGCAACCATGAACTACCTGGGAAGCAGCCGGCCGATGAGGAGCTGGATGGGTGAGAAGGACCGGTACATGGCAGATGGCTGGGGCCAGAATCCTGGAATTACACGAGCTTTCAACGCGGAGGAGTTTGCAGAAGCGCTCAAAAGCCACCTAAGCTCAATGCCACAACAGATGCTGAGCATGCAGATGAATCTGATCAATAGTCATGATACCCCTCGCCTTTATGCACATGAAGAGATTTTTGATTTTTGTCTTTATGCAGGAATTGTGAAGTTGTTGTATGTACTTCCCGGTATGCCCAACATTTATTATGGGGAAGAAATTGCACTCCCCGGTCCATACGGATCAGTTGAATCCTCACGCTATCCCATGCAGTGGGATCAAAAGCAGTGGAACCAGGATTTCTTCTCGCTCTATACCCGTCTTGGACAATTCCGCTGTTCCCACGCCGAGACCCTTGCCCATGGTGCTTGGAAAGTGCTTGTCGCTGATGCATACTCCCTGTGTTTTGTGCGGTATACGAACCATGAGGCAATTCTTTGTATATTGGGAAAGCATGAGAGGCCAACAACCATTTCAATCGACAATACACTGTTACAAATCACCTGTTTTGAAGGTTGTGATGCGGAGAAGACAATTGTTCACAAGCACATGATAGAGGTTACACTGAAAGAAAGAGATTCATTACTTCTGGTTGGTAAGCGGTAAGCTGTCTATAGATAGTTTGCAACAAATTGGCTGATATTTGTTGCAATATGCTTGCAATAGTATAGGTATCTGTGCACAATATGGTGCCAAAACCCTCTAAGGAGTTGCGTGATGGCCTACCTCTATGAAGAACCCTCCCGAACATTCAGTGAATACCTGCTTATCCCAGGATATTCTAGTACCGAGTGCATCCCAGCAAATGTGTCCTTGAAAACACCATTAGTTAAGTTCAAGAAGGGAGAAGAACCCTCCATCACCCTCAATATCCCTATGAGTAGTGCCATCATGCAATCTGTGAGTGGTGAGGAGATGGCAAAGGCACTCTCAAGGGAGGGTGGAATCAGTTTTATCTATGGCTCACAGCCTATCGATGCTCAGTGCGCAATGGTAGCCCGCGTAAAAGCTTTCAAGGCTGGTTTTGTTCCCAGTGATTCCAATCTCAGTGCGGAGGATACGCTTACAGATTTAATAGCACTCAAAGAGAAGAAAGGACATTCTACCATTGCAGTGACAGTGGATGGCAGCAGCTCTGGAACATTGCTTGGTGTTGTCTCTTCTCGTGACTGGAGGCCAAGCAGAACCTCTCTCGATACCCCGATAAACCAGATCATGACACCATTTTCAAAACTGGTGTATGCCCGTGAGGGGATAACACTCAGTGAAGCAAATGACATTATTTGGGAACACAAACTCAACAGCCTTCCCATTGTGGATGAGAAGAACAGACTCAAGTACTTTGTCTTCAGGAAGGATTATGACTGTCATAAGGATAATCCTGATGAATTGCTTGATGAGAAGAAACGGTACCGTGTAGGAGCGGGTATCAATACCAGAGACTACAAGGAACGGGTTCCAGCCTTGGTTCACAGCGGTGCCGATGTACTCTGTATCGATTCATCTGAAGGATACAGTGAATGGCAACGCCTGACACTTTCCTGGATCAAGGAACAGTATGGGGATCGAGTGAAAGTTGGTGCGGGTAACGTTGTGGACAAGGAAGGATTCCTCTTTCTCGCTGAAAGTGGTGCTGACTTTGTGAAAGTCGGTATTGGCGGGGGATCGATCTGCATAACCAGGGAGACGAAAGGAATTGGAAGAGGGCAGGCAACAGCCTTGCTTGAGGTCGCAAAAGCCCGTGATGAATACTTTGATAAGCATGGAGTTTATATTCCCATCTGCTCCGATGGAGGAATAGTCCTCGACTACCATATGACCATCGCATTGGCAATGGGTGCAGACTTTCTGATGTTGGGGCGCTATTTTGCACGATTTGATGAGTCGCCAACAGAGAAAGTGAATGTCAAGGGTTCCTATATGAAGGAGTATTGGGGTGAAGGATCTTCCCGCGCACGAAACTGGCAGCGTTATGACCTAGGAGGGGATGGAAAGTTGAGCTTTGTAGAAGGTGTCGATTCCTACGTTCCCTATGCAGGCCCACTTAAAGACAATCTCAACTTGAGTTTGAGCAAGATAAAATCAACCATGTGCAACTGCGGTGCGCTCAGTATTTCTGAATTACAACAAAAAGCTCGATTAACCATAGTCAGTTCCACTTCCATCATTGAAGGTGGAGCTCATGATGTGTTGCTCAAGGATTCCCAAGACTCAGTGAAAAAATAGGGGTTTTATCATACTTCTTACATTAAATGTGCTACAATGAGGTACTTTATGTGGAAAAGGGTGTAAGAAGTATGAACGAGGTTGGCCAAAATGGCCCTAGTAAAGAGCGAATGCTCTCTATTAACAACCTTCCCGGTGGAGTAGGGGTATATGAACTCGGCGATGAGATAATTGCAACCTATCTCAGTAGAGGGTTGTCAAAACTGCTCGCATACACTCCAAATGAGTTTCACAACTACAATGAACTTGATTTATTGGACTCCGTACATGAGAGAGAACGAAAACACATCAAGGTAATTTTTCAGAAACTGAAGAGCAGCCACAAAGAATTGGATGTTTCCTTTCGATTACAACGCAAGGAAGATCGTTTCATCAGACTGCTAGGAAGGTACAGCCGTCACCATGGTCAATTCCCAGTATATTACCTGGTTGCAAGTGATGTTTCTGAAGCACATCAAAATGCCCTTGCACTGGAAAGACAGAATACCAGACTTCAGTTTGCATTTTCTCATTCTACCCTGGAAATGTGGGAGTATCATCTTGATGAAGATCGTCTCGTTGCGCTGTCCAGAACTGTTCTTGGAGGCCATGCACCCCTTGAAATTCACAACCCTGTTGCTTTCTTGCTTGAAGAAGGGTATATACATCCTGACTTCTCAGTGACTCTAAACCATGATTTTGCACAATTACAAGCTGGCAATGAACCAGATTCAATCCTTTCAGTCCGGAGTGTAGGAGGCTCATTCCGATGGCTGCGATTGAGTTATGCTTTTCTTGCAGATGGAGAACAGGAACATCGAAGAGCAATAGGTATTTTTCAGGATGTACATGATGAGATAGGAATGCGACTGCAGGTATTAGGGCAGGATAAAGCCTTTTTTGGAGGGTTTAACCTGGATTCAGGGAAAGCGGTACTTGCAGATAATCGTGTTTGGAAGATGTTGGATGGCTGTAATGATTTTTACACCATGTACGATTCAGTACTTCATGAAGCAATACAAAAAGAATACCTCCCTGTCTTCCATGAAATTGACACTAGTGAAAAGCTTAAACAATTTGTAGAAGCTGGTAGGAAAGAACTCACTATAGAAGCAAAAATGATTCATCCTTTCCATAGGGAGGATGGGTATCGTTGGGTTAGGTTCCATTTCAATGTTTCTGTTGCCAATAATACTACTATTGGATATATCGCGATCAAGGACATTGAGGCAAGTAAGGTTCAGGAGCAGGCCTTGGAGAAGCGGGCACATAGTGACAGTCTTACCGGTGTATATAACCGGTTTTCACTTGAAGAGCTCGTTTCTCGGTATCTTAGGGATGGTGGTAACAGTCTTTTCTTCCTGATTGATATCGATCGATTCAAATTAATAAACGATACCTATGGTCACGACCTTGGGGACCGAGTGCTTAAGCGAATTGCTTTCCTGATGAGAACAGTATTTCCACAGGGAACGATTATTGGCAGGCTGGGAGGCGATGAGTTTGTTGCATACGTCCCGCATTTCACAGAATTACTTTTGCGTGCAGGTGATGAGCTGTGTCATCTTATTGCAGAGGATAGGACGCTTGGAATTCTCTTTACCTGTTCCCTTGGCTGCTGTATCAGTCCCGAGGATGGAACAACGTTCAACGAACTTTATCAACATGCAGACCTAGCCTTGTACCACTCAAAAAACCATGGACGAAACCAGTGTACACACTATGTGTCTGAAATGGGGATGCATAAGACTCGTTTTTGGACTAATCATGAGTGGATGTTGGACAATCTCCCTGATACGGTCTACCTAAGTGATATGCAAAGTTATAATCTGCTCTTTCTGAACAAGGCTGGCAGAGAAATTTACTCTCCAGATACTAGCTCTATCGGCAAAAAATGCTATGAGGTAATTTTTCACAGGGACCAAGTATGTGAACACTGTCGCTTCCAATCTCTTAGCTATGATAGCTACAGTTTTTGGCAACAAACTGATGAGTTTGGTGGTGTATGGCTCTGCAAGGAGAAACTGATACTTTTCAACGAAAAGCCTGCAAAGTTGGCCATTCTGGTAGACAAATTGAAACAGGCCAAGCAAATTACAGAGAAATCAGTTGCGCAACCGACAAAATTGCAGCTATCCCGATCAAGCTATTTCAAATTATTGCAGAGAGGTAACTCCTCCTGGGACTATGATGTCAACCATGATCTACTTACTCTCTTTGTGTTTGTTGGTGGACACCCCTATGTGGAACAAGTGCATGGTTTCCTCAAATGTAATACTTCGATAAAAGCAATGCTTGCGGAAGACCGTCCACTGTTTCGTGAAGCGCTCAGGAAACGTATAGCTGAACCGGAAGGAAGCCCCATTCAGGTCCGTCTCACACTTTCATCTGGTTCAATCATTCCTGTTTTATTCTCTTACTACTACATGGATCATCGAATTGGAGGAAACATTGTTCGTTTTTCTCCTTCAGGATATATATCCCCAGAATACCCTATCAAGGAGATTTTGCAAAATTTCACTGTTGCTTTGCTTCATCTTGCGTGGGAACGTGATGCGGTCACCTTACTCCTTGCGAATATGAAATTCCATGAAATGTTCAATAGTGAGGAAGCAGCACTTGAAAAAGACCCTCTTGGATGGCTTTTGCCCTCAGAAAGGAACAATGTATTTTTACGTATGAGAAGCATGCAGGAGAATCACATACGCGGAGAGACGTTCATGGTGATAGGCCATGACAACCGATACCTTTCGCTCACATGCCAACTTGGAACCTCTTACGGTTATGTACAGATAGTTACCTTTACCCTTCAGGATGTTAGTCGTGAACATAAATTGCAGCAACTGAACAAACGGATGCTTCCCTATATAGAACAGAGCAGGGAAGGTATTGCTGTTTTCTCCCTGGAGTCGTACTCCCTGGAGTTGCAGTATGCCAATGAGACCCTTGCAGCTCTCTTGGGGTATGAACGTGAGGATTTGATAGCGCAACTCAAGAATAATGCAATTCAATTATTCTATCCTGAGGACAGAACCTTGTTGCTCCGTCATGTAGAGCGGCAAAGCATGACCAGTACTTCATCAACTCCTTTCAATCTCCGCCTTATCAAGAAAGATGGTGATATCATTTGGAGCAGAATTACGTTCCGTCAGATGGGGATTCAAGGCAGAGGTGAACCTTTCAGTTTGCTTATAGAAGACCTCTCTGAATCGATGCATGATGAAGAGGTACTGTTGCAAGTACAGGAACAACTGTCATTTGCCTTGAACCACAATCTGGTAACAGGTTTATATACACGACAGCGATTTTATGAGGTATGTCGCGAATTCCTTGATACGCATATCAATACCTCATTTGTAATGGTGTATTGGAATATTGAACGGTTCTCAGTCTTGAATGAGTTGCTGGGATTTGATCGTGGGAACCAGGTTCTACAGCTTATTGCTCGATCGTTGCGGGATTTCATCAAGGACCATGGCGTGTATGGACATATTGGGGCAGACCATTTTGCTGCTTGCATACCCAAGGAGATGAGTAGCGCCAGCAAACTGAAACAAGCAATAGATATCGAACATATTGGACAGGAGATTGGATTACATCTTTCGATGGTTTTTGGTATGTATGAGATTGAAGATCCCAGTCAAGGTGTTCCGTCGCTACTGGATAAAGCACACAGTGCTTCAAAGATTTCACGATTTCGTAATCGGGAAGGGTATGCGTTCTATGAACCATCAATCCGTAATGAAACATTCAATGAACAGGATGTGCTCAATGAGATGCAGGGTGCTTTGGATGACGGACAGTTCACCTTCTTCCTGCAACCCATTTATGATATTCAGGGAAGGCACATACATTCAGCAGAGGCGCTATCTCGCTGGGTGCATCCGACCAGAGGGGTGATTCCCCCAAAGCAATTCATTCCTGTTTTCGAAAAATATGGTTTCATTACTGCGCTGGATATGTCAGTTCTCTCCAATGTGTGTGCATTCATAGCAGAGCAAAAGATCGATATTCCTATTTCTATCAATCTCAGCAGGATTGATGTAAATAACAAGAATATCGTGAAGCTAATCCTGCAAACTACAGAATCATATGCTGTAGACCACTCGTACATTCAGTTTGAGATTACTGAGAGTGCCTACATAGACAATCCTGTGCAGATGTCAGAGTTGGTCAGTGAACTGAAGAGCCATGGTTTTACCATTTTAATGGATGACTTCGGCAGTGGTTACTCCTCCCTGCATATGCTCTCTACATTGCCGATGGATATCATCAAGGTTGACCGTTCATTTATCTATGAGATTAAAGAGAACTATCGATCAAAGGCTGTGCTCTCTTCCATCATACAAATGGGAAAAGAACTGGGGATGGATATGGTGATAGAGGGAGTCGAGAGTAAGGTTCATCATGAATTCCTGAGAGAAGCTGGGGCTCTCTTTGGACAAGGATTCTATTATCAGCGACCTATGGAGAGAGAAGCTTTCCTTAAGTTGCTCATACATGGTTGACAGTTTTCCTCTCTTTGTGATACGTTCTGATTCATCGGCCGGATAGCTCAGCGGGAGAGCGGTTGCCTTACACGCAACTGGTCGGGGGTTCAAATCCCTCTCCGGTCATAGACGCACTCTTCACAGAGTGCGTTTTTACTTTGCTAGGGGTACTATTGCCGCTCAAAATGGTTGTGAGTATAGTAGCATTAGACAATGAGGGGATAGTATGGATCTGACGTTATTGATCTGGTATTTTTTCTGTTATGCTATTCTAGGTTATATAGTTGAGGTTCTGTATTGTTCCATAAGACAGGGAACTCTGGTGAATCGTGGGTTCCTCCATGGTCCCTATCTTCCTATCTATGGGTTTGGGGCGGTGTTGGTCATTTTCATCTTTGCTCGCATAACCAACAATCCATTTGTCCTGTTTTTTATCTCTGTCATTGGTACCAGTATTCTGGAATATGCAACAGGATATCTTTCTGAGACACTGTTTTCCATCAGATTATGGGATTACTCCACCGCACACTTCAATCTCAAGGGAAGGATCTGTCTCCTCAATTCAACACTTTTTGGATTGCTCTCACTGTTTGTCACCTATGGCGTTCATCCCCATCTCTCAGCGTTATTCGAACATTTCACTCCAGCTGTCATGGAGCATGGGGCAAAAATCATCATCATATTGTTCAGTGTCGATACCACCATCTCAGTACTGGGTATGAGTGCTTTCCAGAGGCAGCTTGCTGAGTTTAGGGAGAAGAGAAGGGAGATTGAAATTCGTCTGAAAGTACTTCATGAATTCAAAGAGAACAAGATGCTTGAAGGTTTACGTGTAAAGTTGGATACTGAATTGGATGAATTAAGGATGCGTCTCAGTATTTCTGCCAAACGAATCTTGCACGCATTTCCCTCGCTGACCAGCAGCAACGAGGAAAAACGGTTATTGCTGGAAACATTGAGAAAAACTATACGAGAGACCGCCTTGCACAAGAAGTTGCATGACAAGAAGCATAGGAGCGACAAGAGAGATGATTGAGTTACGGGAGCACTATCAGGAAATATTGGAAAGCTTGGCCGAAGCTGCAAGGATTGCGGGGAGAAAACCAAGTGATGTTACGCTGATGGCTGTAAGCAAGACCCGTACCTACCAGGAAGTGCTGGACCTGTATTCGTGTGGACAGCTCCTCTATGGGGAAAATCGTGTACAGGAAGTGCAGGAGAAGGTTCCACTAGCAAGACCGGAAGGTATGCGAATGCACCTGATAGGACACCTGCAGTCCAATAAGGCAAAGAAAGCGGTAGAGCTCTTCGATGGAATTGATAGTGTCGATTCGCTGAAACTTGCCAAGAAAATTGAAGGATATCTATCCCATCCTTTTCCTATTTTGCTGGAACTCAAGACAACACAAGAAGAGTCCAAAAGTGGGTTCTCTTCTGAGGATGAGCTCTTTTCCGCCCTTGATGTCATTATGCAGAGTAGCTATCTCCAAGTACGTGGGTTGATGACCATAGGTCCATTGAATGGAGATGAGAAGATGATAAGAACAGCGTTCTCACAACTGAGAAATGCTTATGATGCGGTACAAGAGCGATTTGCCCCACCATCATTTGATACCCTGAGCATGGGAATGAGTGGTGACTATCGTCTGGCTATCGAGGAAGGTTCCAACCTGGTAAGGATTGGGACAAAGTTGTTCGGGAAACGGGGGTAAGCATGCGCCGTACCGTGGTAATTCTATTGCTGTTGCTCATGATCTTCCCATTGCAGCTATCAGCTGAACAGCTCAAGGGGTATGAGCCCTATGAAGAAGAAGAGTTTCCTCTCTGGAGCTATAAGATCAGGAGAGCTGAGACACTTTTCTTCGGTTCCATGGTTATCACGATCCCGGTAGCTGCATTGCTCTACCGAGTTGCAGTGGATTCCGAGCTTATTCAAACACCATCGAGTGACCTGCAAGGCTTCCTCCTGCAAGGTTCGATTGCTGCCGGTCTTTCACTGGGCATATCGATAGCAGATTATATCATCGGCGAAGTGGGGAGTACCCATGGGCGTTAAGAAAGGGAGGGTAGACCTCGTTGTAGAATCCTTGGAACACCCCTTTCGTTTGGATGTCTATGTTGCAAGCCATACCGATATCATCTCACGTTCTACCTTGAGTGAAGCAGACACAACGATTGAGCTCAATGGCAAGGCAAGCAAGAAAAGCAAGCTTGTCAAGGAAGGTGACCGCATAAGCATCCACTTCAGCCAGTCATTCTTTGAAGGAATTGAAGGGGAAGACATTCCACTCACTGTCCTGTATGAGGATGAGAATCTTCTGGCGATCAACAAGGAACAAGGGATGGTGGTACACCCTGCAAATGGAAATATCGAACATACCCTGGTCAATGCATTGGTCCATCGATACGGCAAACAGTTCTGTGAGGAATTACAGGATGAAGAAGTAGGTGAGGATGAACTTGACCTCTCCAGCCCTGCTGTACGTCCTGGTATCGTGCATCGCCTGGACAAGGACACCAGTGGGGTATTGGTGATTGCGAGAAATCGCATAAGCCACAGACATCTTTCTGCACAGTTCAAGGACCGAACGACGAAGAAAATCTATATTGCCTTGGTAAGAGGAGTATTTAAGCAGAGACAGGGTATCATAGAGAAACATCTGAAACGTGACCCCAAGGATCGAAAGAAATTCACCACGTGTGCTGATAATGAAGGGAGAGATGCTAAGACTGAATTTCATGTTTTGAGACAGTACCCTGGATTTGCTCTCTTGAGGATTACCCTCCACACCGGACGAACTCATCAGATCAGGGTGCATTTAAGCAAGGAAGGTCACCCGATCATCGGTGATCCCATCTATGGGAAGGAAGATGGACAAACCTTGATGTTGCACGCCCTTCTTCTCGAACTTGAAAGTCCGTCAACCGGAGAAAGATTGCGTTTCGTTGCCGCAATGCCTGAACGTTTTCGCTCCTATGTTCGTTCTACTCGTCCTCTCTCCAATTCTGGCGCTCAGTCTCAATCTTACCCAACTGCAAGAGATCGTGGTTGAACATACGTTCGATTCTCAACTTGCTTGCCGTGCCATGTCCGGGGAAGAGCAGTATGTTCTCATCAAGTGTCATCAGTTTCTGATTGATGGATGATATAAGCAGAGCCTGCTCTCGGTATCCGGGTGTGGACCCTATTCTCCCACAAAGCAGCGTATCACCAGTGAACAATGCATGATCGATTTTATATACCATGCTATCCAAGCTATGACCAGGTATATGGATAACCTCAATCTCCAGCCCACAGAGATTAAGTACCTCAGCATCCTCAATTGGATGGTAGAGAAACTCATAGCTACTGAAGGCTGAGGCGTGTACCTCTACATCGTAGATCTTTTTCAGGGTCCCAAGACCCTCTGTATGGGAAGGGTGTCGATGGGTAAGCAATACATGTTTCAATTTGTACCGATTTGCCTCTATCAAGTTGATCAACTCAGTATCTACATGTCCCGGATCGATCAAGAGCGCATCACTGCCCTCCTTGCGGGCAACGAGATAGGTATTGCAGAAACCTACGACAGAGAAATGTTGATAGATATTCAAAAGCGAGCCTCCTCCCAATTGGAGTAGCGGAAGGAGACGCGTCTCCTGTCAGTATAGACAAAGTCGGCTTTCTTCAAGTTGCAGTCCTCAAAATCAGTATCCCTGAGGAAACTTGAATTGAAGGTTGAAAAGTAAAGGTCACAGTCACCGAATGAACAACGCAGTGTGTCAATTCCACTGAAATTGGTATGCATGATCATGCTACCTGAGAAATCACAGTCAATCATCTTGCTACCGGAAAATACACTGTAACGGGAGATGATACCGTTGAATTTACATTTTTCGAAGAGACAAAAATCGAAAAAGCTGTTAAGCAAGGTAACTTGTGAAAAATCCACATTTCTAAAGGTGCACCATGCCATATTTGAGGCAGAAATGGTTTTCTTTCCCAAGGTCAGATTCTCAAACTCACTTCCTGTAAGTGAGTAATCAACAATATCCTTGCTGCCGGTTAGTCGATCAAGACAATCCTGGTATAGTTGGTCTTGGTTCTCGCTGTGGCGATAACAATAGCTGCCTTCGTTGCATACATAGGTATGGCAGAGTGGGTGAGAGCACGTTTTAAAACTGAACATAGCATTACAGTATCAAATACCTTCTGGTTGTCAAGAGCCCCGTTTGCAGATACAGTACTTCCTGGGAGCTAGAAAGAGATGCAAACAGGCTTGATAACCAGAGGAATCAACAATATTTATACGGTGGAGTCTCAAGGGACCTCCTATCTTTGCCGTATCAAGGGAAAACAGTTGTTCCAAGTTACCGATGAGTACAATCCACTTGCTGTAGGGGACCAGGTATCTTTTATCCTTACCAATGAGGGAGAGGGCCTGATCACGGAACGACTCGAGAGACGTAACTGTTTCCAGCGCTGGAATGCAAAGAAAGGATGTAATCAGACCGTGGTAGCCAACATGGATTTGGTCGTCTGTGTAAGCAGTGTTGAAAGTCCTCCTTTCAGGCCACGATTCATAGATAGGGTAATAGCTTGCTCCCGTAAAGCACCGGTTATGATCATCCTGAATAAGAGTGATATCCTTCTCACTGAGGAGGAACACGAGCGCTTTTCTCTTTACGGTAAACTTGGGTATCAGACAATGGCGGTCAGTGCTGCCAATGGGGAAAACCTTGATCGCTTGCATGCGGTTCTTAAGGGTAAGACAGTGGCATTTGTCGGACAGAGTGGAGTTGGGAAATCCACGTTGATCAACCGATTGTTGGGAGTAGAGCAGAAGACAGGTGAAATCTCCCATAAGTATAATCGTGGTCGACATACCACCAATCATGCGTTGTTGTTGCATGGCTCCGATTTTACGATTGCAGATACTCCTGGGGTACGAGAATTTCTCGTACCACATACTGACCCCCACGAATTAAGCGATGCATTTCCTGAGTTTTCGGAGTTTAGGGGGTCTTGTACGTATGAAGGATGCCTGCATCAGGGAGAACCTGGATGCAAGGTGATGGAAGCAGTTGAACAGGATCTCATTCACTACGATAGATATGAGAGCTATCTCAGGATGCTTGCTTCCCTCGATGAAAAGAAACCTGAGTGGATGGGGAAGAATGACCGTTCAAAATCCTGGGTCAAACGAATGGAGAGAGATGAATCACAAGAGTATTGAAGAACTGGGGTTCTTCCAGGTATTGCA is from uncultured Sphaerochaeta sp. and encodes:
- a CDS encoding glycoside hydrolase family 13 protein, coding for MVSTTWKKSIDSNVSALYVQPLYPKQGEIVSVSIQVDSSNIINQVKLVSFQLGREMQIVLDKVQEESRTLYKGSFKLVDTSAYWYFFLLTDERAYSFSKKGVKASVPPLAECFHLISDLVPVKWVGSAVCYQVFPDRFRKGDLSIGAREGQYKFDGREVTVHGFDEIPLEFEEGRCLDFYNGDLQGIEDAIDHFKRLGVTVLYLNPIGMSRTTHRYDCTDFFHVDEKLGGDEAFAHLSEALHKEGIRVVVDISINHTGIEHPWYKKALSDPSSKEATYYYINDDGSVAFWQDVETLPQLNYNSEELRNLIYRSPDSVLRSFLRKPYHQDGWRLDVASEVGRRGDDQLCEEIWREVRQEVKKENNQAYLVGEDWVDSTPFLQGDMWDATMNYLGSSRPMRSWMGEKDRYMADGWGQNPGITRAFNAEEFAEALKSHLSSMPQQMLSMQMNLINSHDTPRLYAHEEIFDFCLYAGIVKLLYVLPGMPNIYYGEEIALPGPYGSVESSRYPMQWDQKQWNQDFFSLYTRLGQFRCSHAETLAHGAWKVLVADAYSLCFVRYTNHEAILCILGKHERPTTISIDNTLLQITCFEGCDAEKTIVHKHMIEVTLKERDSLLLVGKR
- a CDS encoding putative ABC transporter permease translates to MDLTLLIWYFFCYAILGYIVEVLYCSIRQGTLVNRGFLHGPYLPIYGFGAVLVIFIFARITNNPFVLFFISVIGTSILEYATGYLSETLFSIRLWDYSTAHFNLKGRICLLNSTLFGLLSLFVTYGVHPHLSALFEHFTPAVMEHGAKIIIILFSVDTTISVLGMSAFQRQLAEFREKRREIEIRLKVLHEFKENKMLEGLRVKLDTELDELRMRLSISAKRILHAFPSLTSSNEEKRLLLETLRKTIRETALHKKLHDKKHRSDKRDD
- a CDS encoding IMP dehydrogenase; translated protein: MAYLYEEPSRTFSEYLLIPGYSSTECIPANVSLKTPLVKFKKGEEPSITLNIPMSSAIMQSVSGEEMAKALSREGGISFIYGSQPIDAQCAMVARVKAFKAGFVPSDSNLSAEDTLTDLIALKEKKGHSTIAVTVDGSSSGTLLGVVSSRDWRPSRTSLDTPINQIMTPFSKLVYAREGITLSEANDIIWEHKLNSLPIVDEKNRLKYFVFRKDYDCHKDNPDELLDEKKRYRVGAGINTRDYKERVPALVHSGADVLCIDSSEGYSEWQRLTLSWIKEQYGDRVKVGAGNVVDKEGFLFLAESGADFVKVGIGGGSICITRETKGIGRGQATALLEVAKARDEYFDKHGVYIPICSDGGIVLDYHMTIALAMGADFLMLGRYFARFDESPTEKVNVKGSYMKEYWGEGSSRARNWQRYDLGGDGKLSFVEGVDSYVPYAGPLKDNLNLSLSKIKSTMCNCGALSISELQQKARLTIVSSTSIIEGGAHDVLLKDSQDSVKK
- a CDS encoding EAL domain-containing protein, with amino-acid sequence MNEVGQNGPSKERMLSINNLPGGVGVYELGDEIIATYLSRGLSKLLAYTPNEFHNYNELDLLDSVHERERKHIKVIFQKLKSSHKELDVSFRLQRKEDRFIRLLGRYSRHHGQFPVYYLVASDVSEAHQNALALERQNTRLQFAFSHSTLEMWEYHLDEDRLVALSRTVLGGHAPLEIHNPVAFLLEEGYIHPDFSVTLNHDFAQLQAGNEPDSILSVRSVGGSFRWLRLSYAFLADGEQEHRRAIGIFQDVHDEIGMRLQVLGQDKAFFGGFNLDSGKAVLADNRVWKMLDGCNDFYTMYDSVLHEAIQKEYLPVFHEIDTSEKLKQFVEAGRKELTIEAKMIHPFHREDGYRWVRFHFNVSVANNTTIGYIAIKDIEASKVQEQALEKRAHSDSLTGVYNRFSLEELVSRYLRDGGNSLFFLIDIDRFKLINDTYGHDLGDRVLKRIAFLMRTVFPQGTIIGRLGGDEFVAYVPHFTELLLRAGDELCHLIAEDRTLGILFTCSLGCCISPEDGTTFNELYQHADLALYHSKNHGRNQCTHYVSEMGMHKTRFWTNHEWMLDNLPDTVYLSDMQSYNLLFLNKAGREIYSPDTSSIGKKCYEVIFHRDQVCEHCRFQSLSYDSYSFWQQTDEFGGVWLCKEKLILFNEKPAKLAILVDKLKQAKQITEKSVAQPTKLQLSRSSYFKLLQRGNSSWDYDVNHDLLTLFVFVGGHPYVEQVHGFLKCNTSIKAMLAEDRPLFREALRKRIAEPEGSPIQVRLTLSSGSIIPVLFSYYYMDHRIGGNIVRFSPSGYISPEYPIKEILQNFTVALLHLAWERDAVTLLLANMKFHEMFNSEEAALEKDPLGWLLPSERNNVFLRMRSMQENHIRGETFMVIGHDNRYLSLTCQLGTSYGYVQIVTFTLQDVSREHKLQQLNKRMLPYIEQSREGIAVFSLESYSLELQYANETLAALLGYEREDLIAQLKNNAIQLFYPEDRTLLLRHVERQSMTSTSSTPFNLRLIKKDGDIIWSRITFRQMGIQGRGEPFSLLIEDLSESMHDEEVLLQVQEQLSFALNHNLVTGLYTRQRFYEVCREFLDTHINTSFVMVYWNIERFSVLNELLGFDRGNQVLQLIARSLRDFIKDHGVYGHIGADHFAACIPKEMSSASKLKQAIDIEHIGQEIGLHLSMVFGMYEIEDPSQGVPSLLDKAHSASKISRFRNREGYAFYEPSIRNETFNEQDVLNEMQGALDDGQFTFFLQPIYDIQGRHIHSAEALSRWVHPTRGVIPPKQFIPVFEKYGFITALDMSVLSNVCAFIAEQKIDIPISINLSRIDVNNKNIVKLILQTTESYAVDHSYIQFEITESAYIDNPVQMSELVSELKSHGFTILMDDFGSGYSSLHMLSTLPMDIIKVDRSFIYEIKENYRSKAVLSSIIQMGKELGMDMVIEGVESKVHHEFLREAGALFGQGFYYQRPMEREAFLKLLIHG